Proteins co-encoded in one Sebastes umbrosus isolate fSebUmb1 chromosome 20, fSebUmb1.pri, whole genome shotgun sequence genomic window:
- the ghdc gene encoding GH3 domain-containing protein, with translation MSLSWVHVAVLSFAVALAAIIGHNLAMPLPSLPGVCGSVAGVFSLAGMAVLWRDISSKMKGDSRTLSSLLGQYLAVKGVGWLGRRQRKKLEADTLNVKQVQEETLLKRLRKNANTCYGRQYDFNSIKDSDGFRACHPITTYEHYRELIRRIAAGEEKVIIAEKPLILAMTSGTSGASAMLLSTKDTSTEFFLQGVTVCLDAMGRAFPTTDSLQRTTKFFYSPTFRQSEAGIPIGPNSSTPASSRHMLNLYTTPAPAFEVPSEKDTLYLHLLFALKDPTVGTLESNFASTVFYAFSALQDRWRELVDDIEQGKVSGALALEPKVRSRLEALMKPDPQRAAQLRAHFQDGFRGIAKRLWPHLHLVLAVDSGSNQIYGEMLRENYCQGVPFYSPFYAATEGLIGVNLWPQEPNRRYLLCPRSMFCEFLPESSLEEETPHTLLMEEVKEGQNYELVVTNASGLFRYRVGDIVRVVGFHNQCPVVEFQYRRGQMLSVRGEKVSEALFLDALKKAVAQWPGAQLVDYCCAESGIMGDSAGVSDPHYQVFIELKGVRNLTEEQRYKLDICLQQDSAVYKSFRIKGSIGPMRVQLMAKGAFKELRKQMMAFLNTSPNTFKMHRVLRRKEYTDFLLGKTVS, from the exons ATGTCTCTCTCTTGGGTTCACGTTGCGGTTTTATCGTTTGCTGTCGCCCTTGCTGCCATAATTGGACACAATCTGG CCATGCCGCTGCCCTCTCTGCCGGGTGTATGCGGCAGTGTTGCCGGTGTGTTCTCTCTGGCCGGGATGGCGGTCCTCTGGAGGGACATCAGCTCCAAGATGAAAGGTGACAGCCGGACGCTGAGCTCTCTGCTCGGCCAGTACTTGGCCGTGAAGGGTGTGGGCTGGCTgggcaggaggcagaggaagaaaCTGGAAGCAGATACTCTCAATGTGAAGCAGGTCCAGGAGGAGACTCTGCTGAAGCGCCTGCGCAAAAACGCAAACACATGTTATGGAAGACAGTATGACTTCAACTCAATTAAAG ACAGCGATGGCTTCCGGGCGTGTCACCCCATCACCACGTACGAGCACTACCGCGAGCTCATCAGACGCATCGCGGCGGGAGAGGAGAAGGTGATCATCGCTGAGAAGCCGCTGATCCTGGCCATGACCTCGGGGACTTCGGGAGCCAGCGCCATGCTGCTCAGCACCAAGGACACCAGCACTGAGTTCTTCCtgcag GGAGTGACCGTGTGTTTGGATGCCATGGGAAGAGCATTTCCTACGACCGACAGCCTTCAGCGCACCACTAAGTTCTTCTACTCGCCTACATTTCGCCAGTCTGAGGCCGGTATTCCCATCGGACCAAACTCCTCCACGCCAGCCTCCTCCCGCCATATGCTCAACCTCTACACCACCCCAGCACCCGCCTTTGAG GTTCCCAGTGAGAAGGACACCCTCTACCTGCATCTCCTGTTTGCTCTCAAAGATCCCACCGTAGGAACACTGGAGTCCAACTTTGCTTCCACAGTCTTCTATGCTTTCAGTGCTTTACAG GATCGCTGGCGGGAGCTCGTTGACGACATTGAACAAGGGAAGGTCAGCGGCGCTCTGGCTCTGGAGCCCAAAGTGAGGTCCAGGCTCGAGGCTCTGATGAAGCCGGACCCACAGAGGGCCGCTCAGCTCCGGGCCCACTTCCAGGACGGCTTCCGTGGGATCGCCAAGCGGCTGTGGCCTCACCTCCACCTGGTGCTGGCAGTGGACTCAGGCTCCAATCAGATCTACGGGGAAATGTTGAGGGAGAACTACTGCCAGGGAGTGCCTTTCTATTCGCCTTTCTACGCTGCCACTGAAG GTCTAATAGGGGTGAACCTGTGGCCTCAGGAGCCGAACAGACGCTACCTGCTGTGTCCTCGTTCGATGTTCTGCGAGTTCCTGCCAGAGAGCAGCCTGGAGGAGGAGACGCCTCACACCCtgctgatggaggaggtgaaagAGGGACAAAACTATGAGCTCGTCGTCACAAACGCTTCAGGACTCTTCAG ATATCGCGTTGGAGACATTGTGAGAGTAGTTGGATTCCATAACCAGTGTCCCGTTGTTGAGTTTCAGTACAG ACGGGGTCAGATGTTAAGCGTTAGAGGAGAGAAAGTGTCCGAGGCGTTGTTCCTCGATGCTCTGAAGAAAGCTGTTGCTCAGTGGCCGGGAGCCCAGCTGGTCGACTACTGCTGTGCTGAGAGCGGCATCATGG GAGATTCGGCAGGCGTTTCAGATCCTCATTACCAGGTCTTTATCGAGCTGAAAGGTGTGAGAAACCTCACAGAGGAACAACGATACAAG TTGGACATCTGTCTCCAGCAGGACTCGGCCGTCTACAAGTCTTTCCGTATCAAAGGCAGCATCGGACCGATGAGGGTGCAGCTGATGGCGAAGGGTGCATTCAAGGAGCTCCGCAAACAGATGATGGCCTTCTTGAACACCTCGCCCAACACCTTCAAAATGCACAGAGTACTGCGCAGGAAAGAATACACTGACTTCCTCTTGGGAAAAACCGTCTCCTGA
- the LOC119479582 gene encoding FERM domain-containing protein 6-like isoform X2 has protein sequence MKTTQERHVCVLLPNKQHLDCTVRVRARGHMVLNSVLKQLGVSELQVFGLAALRDNEYLFLDLEKKISKYFGKRWNRGSLMAPFILFLRVQHYVESGRLILSSRVQQLYYAELRQKVLHSQSRHQEALFFQLAASALQAEVGDLEQRAEGDDEEEGEERKHRHYFLPEDYFPSWLIKRRGRDFLLQHCPVLHVELRGVTRSQAVLQFIKEAGNLQDGPVTFYRMRQEKKELRGSILLSVALKGVHIYQEVEGKLCLLYDFSWTNIDRLTFQVGPTCTPERACIQINLHIALDYCTSLSLALQGSRFEVAAVGSLCLSKLVYYTPSAFHSKHILKHLSDSHRLHISTRGAVSYIQQLEDMQASQFYKEAYICDTTRLANRLQTNSLTSSMSDCSVADETAAAWSKEDGEEDKVTEFELYVDEPEELFVDNPAELSWLAELSVDGPLVLPSSYWTAVTVEMKQVLRRRRADEGVSVD, from the exons ATGAAGACGACGCAGGAACGACACGTGTGCGTCCTTCTACCAAACAAGCAGCACCTGGACTGTACTGTCAGG gtgAGAGCCAGAGGCCACATGGTGTTGAATAGTGTGTTGAAGCAGCTCGGCGTCAGTGAACTCCAAGTCTTTGGTCTGGCTGCTCTCAGAG ATAATGAATACCTCTTTCTTGATTTGGAGAAAAAGATTAGCAAGTACTTTGGCAAAAGATGGAACAGAGGATCTTTAATG GCCCCATTCATCCTGTTTCTGAGAGTGCAGCATTACGTCGAGAGTGGGCGGCTGATACT GAGCAGCAGAGTGCAGCAGCTTTACTACGCTGAGCTGAGGCAGAAGGTGCTGCATTCACAGAGCCGCCATCAGGAAGCTTTGTTCTTCCAGCTGGCAGCTTCTGCACTCCAAGCTGAAGTCGGAGATctggagcagagagcagagggggatgatgaagaggagggagaagagagaaaacacagacatTACTTTCTTCCTGAAGATTACTTCCCCtcttgg CTGATAAAGCGGCGTGGACGAGACTTCCTGCTCCAGCACTGCCCGGTGTTACACGTCGAGCTGAGAGGTGTGACACGTAGCCAAGCCGTCCTGCAGTTTATAAAAGAGGCCGGCAACCTGCAGGATGGACCGGTCACCTTCTACAGGATGAGACAG GAGAAAAAAGAGCTGAGAGGTTCAATCCTTCTAAGTGTGGCATTGAAAGGAGTTCATATTTATCAG GAGGTGGAAGGGAAGCTGTGTCTATTGTATGATTTCTCCTGGACCAATATTGACCGCCTCACTTTCCAGGTTGGTCCTACATGCACACCTGAGCGTGCATGTATTCAAATAAACTTGCATATTGCATTGGATTActgtacctctctctctcttgctctccagGGCAGCAGGTTTGAAGTCGCTGCCGTGGGCTCTCTGTGCCTCTCTAAGCTGGTGTATTACACTCCTTCAGCCTTCCACTCCAAACACATCCTGAAGCACCTCAGTGACAGTCACCGGCTCCACATCAGCACTAGAGGTGCAGTCAGCTACATCCAGCAGCTGGAAGACATGCAGG cCAGTCAGTTTTACAAAGAGGCCTACATCTGTGACACAACACGCTTAGCAAACAGACTCCAGACCAACAGCCTCACATCCTCCATGTCCGACTGCAGTGTTGCAGACGAAACAGCCGCAGCCTGGTCCAAAGAAGATGGGGAGGAAGATAAAGTCACAG AGTTTGAGCTTTATGTGGACGAGCCAGAGGAGTTATTTGTCGACAACCCTGCTGAGCTGTCTTGGCTGGCTGAGCTGTCTGTCGATGGACCTTTGGTGTTACCCTCTTCCTATTGGACag CTGTCACCGTGGAAATGAAACAG gttctgaggaggaggagagctgatGAAGGGGTTTCTGTGGACTGA
- the LOC119479582 gene encoding FERM domain-containing protein 6-like isoform X4, with translation MKTTQERHVCVLLPNKQHLDCTVRVRARGHMVLNSVLKQLGVSELQVFGLAALRDNEYLFLDLEKKISKYFGKRWNRGSLMAPFILFLRVQHYVESGRLILSSRVQQLYYAELRQKVLHSQSRHQEALFFQLAASALQAEVGDLEQRAEGDDEEEGEERKHRHYFLPEDYFPSWLIKRRGRDFLLQHCPVLHVELRGVTRSQAVLQFIKEAGNLQDGPVTFYRMRQEKKELRGSILLSVALKGVHIYQEVEGKLCLLYDFSWTNIDRLTFQGSRFEVAAVGSLCLSKLVYYTPSAFHSKHILKHLSDSHRLHISTRGAVSYIQQLEDMQASQFYKEAYICDTTRLANRLQTNSLTSSMSDCSVADETAAAWSKEDGEEDKVTEFELYVDEPEELFVDNPAELSWLAELSVDGPLVLPSSYWTAVTVEMKQVSSISLIENFHHSPTSEVPVCFL, from the exons ATGAAGACGACGCAGGAACGACACGTGTGCGTCCTTCTACCAAACAAGCAGCACCTGGACTGTACTGTCAGG gtgAGAGCCAGAGGCCACATGGTGTTGAATAGTGTGTTGAAGCAGCTCGGCGTCAGTGAACTCCAAGTCTTTGGTCTGGCTGCTCTCAGAG ATAATGAATACCTCTTTCTTGATTTGGAGAAAAAGATTAGCAAGTACTTTGGCAAAAGATGGAACAGAGGATCTTTAATG GCCCCATTCATCCTGTTTCTGAGAGTGCAGCATTACGTCGAGAGTGGGCGGCTGATACT GAGCAGCAGAGTGCAGCAGCTTTACTACGCTGAGCTGAGGCAGAAGGTGCTGCATTCACAGAGCCGCCATCAGGAAGCTTTGTTCTTCCAGCTGGCAGCTTCTGCACTCCAAGCTGAAGTCGGAGATctggagcagagagcagagggggatgatgaagaggagggagaagagagaaaacacagacatTACTTTCTTCCTGAAGATTACTTCCCCtcttgg CTGATAAAGCGGCGTGGACGAGACTTCCTGCTCCAGCACTGCCCGGTGTTACACGTCGAGCTGAGAGGTGTGACACGTAGCCAAGCCGTCCTGCAGTTTATAAAAGAGGCCGGCAACCTGCAGGATGGACCGGTCACCTTCTACAGGATGAGACAG GAGAAAAAAGAGCTGAGAGGTTCAATCCTTCTAAGTGTGGCATTGAAAGGAGTTCATATTTATCAG GAGGTGGAAGGGAAGCTGTGTCTATTGTATGATTTCTCCTGGACCAATATTGACCGCCTCACTTTCCAG GGCAGCAGGTTTGAAGTCGCTGCCGTGGGCTCTCTGTGCCTCTCTAAGCTGGTGTATTACACTCCTTCAGCCTTCCACTCCAAACACATCCTGAAGCACCTCAGTGACAGTCACCGGCTCCACATCAGCACTAGAGGTGCAGTCAGCTACATCCAGCAGCTGGAAGACATGCAGG cCAGTCAGTTTTACAAAGAGGCCTACATCTGTGACACAACACGCTTAGCAAACAGACTCCAGACCAACAGCCTCACATCCTCCATGTCCGACTGCAGTGTTGCAGACGAAACAGCCGCAGCCTGGTCCAAAGAAGATGGGGAGGAAGATAAAGTCACAG AGTTTGAGCTTTATGTGGACGAGCCAGAGGAGTTATTTGTCGACAACCCTGCTGAGCTGTCTTGGCTGGCTGAGCTGTCTGTCGATGGACCTTTGGTGTTACCCTCTTCCTATTGGACag CTGTCACCGTGGAAATGAAACAGGTGAGCAGCATCTCTCTGATTGAAAATTTCCACCACAGCCCGACATCAGAGGTGCCAGTGTGTTTTCTCTGA
- the LOC119479582 gene encoding FERM domain-containing protein 6-like isoform X1, which translates to MKTTQERHVCVLLPNKQHLDCTVRVRARGHMVLNSVLKQLGVSELQVFGLAALRDNEYLFLDLEKKISKYFGKRWNRGSLMAPFILFLRVQHYVESGRLILSSRVQQLYYAELRQKVLHSQSRHQEALFFQLAASALQAEVGDLEQRAEGDDEEEGEERKHRHYFLPEDYFPSWLIKRRGRDFLLQHCPVLHVELRGVTRSQAVLQFIKEAGNLQDGPVTFYRMRQEKKELRGSILLSVALKGVHIYQEVEGKLCLLYDFSWTNIDRLTFQVGPTCTPERACIQINLHIALDYCTSLSLALQGSRFEVAAVGSLCLSKLVYYTPSAFHSKHILKHLSDSHRLHISTRGAVSYIQQLEDMQASQFYKEAYICDTTRLANRLQTNSLTSSMSDCSVADETAAAWSKEDGEEDKVTEFELYVDEPEELFVDNPAELSWLAELSVDGPLVLPSSYWTAVTVEMKQVSSISLIENFHHSPTSEVPVCFL; encoded by the exons ATGAAGACGACGCAGGAACGACACGTGTGCGTCCTTCTACCAAACAAGCAGCACCTGGACTGTACTGTCAGG gtgAGAGCCAGAGGCCACATGGTGTTGAATAGTGTGTTGAAGCAGCTCGGCGTCAGTGAACTCCAAGTCTTTGGTCTGGCTGCTCTCAGAG ATAATGAATACCTCTTTCTTGATTTGGAGAAAAAGATTAGCAAGTACTTTGGCAAAAGATGGAACAGAGGATCTTTAATG GCCCCATTCATCCTGTTTCTGAGAGTGCAGCATTACGTCGAGAGTGGGCGGCTGATACT GAGCAGCAGAGTGCAGCAGCTTTACTACGCTGAGCTGAGGCAGAAGGTGCTGCATTCACAGAGCCGCCATCAGGAAGCTTTGTTCTTCCAGCTGGCAGCTTCTGCACTCCAAGCTGAAGTCGGAGATctggagcagagagcagagggggatgatgaagaggagggagaagagagaaaacacagacatTACTTTCTTCCTGAAGATTACTTCCCCtcttgg CTGATAAAGCGGCGTGGACGAGACTTCCTGCTCCAGCACTGCCCGGTGTTACACGTCGAGCTGAGAGGTGTGACACGTAGCCAAGCCGTCCTGCAGTTTATAAAAGAGGCCGGCAACCTGCAGGATGGACCGGTCACCTTCTACAGGATGAGACAG GAGAAAAAAGAGCTGAGAGGTTCAATCCTTCTAAGTGTGGCATTGAAAGGAGTTCATATTTATCAG GAGGTGGAAGGGAAGCTGTGTCTATTGTATGATTTCTCCTGGACCAATATTGACCGCCTCACTTTCCAGGTTGGTCCTACATGCACACCTGAGCGTGCATGTATTCAAATAAACTTGCATATTGCATTGGATTActgtacctctctctctcttgctctccagGGCAGCAGGTTTGAAGTCGCTGCCGTGGGCTCTCTGTGCCTCTCTAAGCTGGTGTATTACACTCCTTCAGCCTTCCACTCCAAACACATCCTGAAGCACCTCAGTGACAGTCACCGGCTCCACATCAGCACTAGAGGTGCAGTCAGCTACATCCAGCAGCTGGAAGACATGCAGG cCAGTCAGTTTTACAAAGAGGCCTACATCTGTGACACAACACGCTTAGCAAACAGACTCCAGACCAACAGCCTCACATCCTCCATGTCCGACTGCAGTGTTGCAGACGAAACAGCCGCAGCCTGGTCCAAAGAAGATGGGGAGGAAGATAAAGTCACAG AGTTTGAGCTTTATGTGGACGAGCCAGAGGAGTTATTTGTCGACAACCCTGCTGAGCTGTCTTGGCTGGCTGAGCTGTCTGTCGATGGACCTTTGGTGTTACCCTCTTCCTATTGGACag CTGTCACCGTGGAAATGAAACAGGTGAGCAGCATCTCTCTGATTGAAAATTTCCACCACAGCCCGACATCAGAGGTGCCAGTGTGTTTTCTCTGA
- the LOC119479582 gene encoding FERM domain-containing protein 6-like isoform X5: MRQWAPGHRHVKGPHSSYITRDTDSKETYFWSSRVQQLYYAELRQKVLHSQSRHQEALFFQLAASALQAEVGDLEQRAEGDDEEEGEERKHRHYFLPEDYFPSWLIKRRGRDFLLQHCPVLHVELRGVTRSQAVLQFIKEAGNLQDGPVTFYRMRQEKKELRGSILLSVALKGVHIYQEVEGKLCLLYDFSWTNIDRLTFQVGPTCTPERACIQINLHIALDYCTSLSLALQGSRFEVAAVGSLCLSKLVYYTPSAFHSKHILKHLSDSHRLHISTRGAVSYIQQLEDMQASQFYKEAYICDTTRLANRLQTNSLTSSMSDCSVADETAAAWSKEDGEEDKVTEFELYVDEPEELFVDNPAELSWLAELSVDGPLVLPSSYWTAVTVEMKQVSSISLIENFHHSPTSEVPVCFL, translated from the exons atgagacaatgggcccctgggcacagacatgTAAAGGGACCCCACTCTTCCTACATAACAAGAGACACAGATTCAAAGGAGACATATTTTTG GAGCAGCAGAGTGCAGCAGCTTTACTACGCTGAGCTGAGGCAGAAGGTGCTGCATTCACAGAGCCGCCATCAGGAAGCTTTGTTCTTCCAGCTGGCAGCTTCTGCACTCCAAGCTGAAGTCGGAGATctggagcagagagcagagggggatgatgaagaggagggagaagagagaaaacacagacatTACTTTCTTCCTGAAGATTACTTCCCCtcttgg CTGATAAAGCGGCGTGGACGAGACTTCCTGCTCCAGCACTGCCCGGTGTTACACGTCGAGCTGAGAGGTGTGACACGTAGCCAAGCCGTCCTGCAGTTTATAAAAGAGGCCGGCAACCTGCAGGATGGACCGGTCACCTTCTACAGGATGAGACAG GAGAAAAAAGAGCTGAGAGGTTCAATCCTTCTAAGTGTGGCATTGAAAGGAGTTCATATTTATCAG GAGGTGGAAGGGAAGCTGTGTCTATTGTATGATTTCTCCTGGACCAATATTGACCGCCTCACTTTCCAGGTTGGTCCTACATGCACACCTGAGCGTGCATGTATTCAAATAAACTTGCATATTGCATTGGATTActgtacctctctctctcttgctctccagGGCAGCAGGTTTGAAGTCGCTGCCGTGGGCTCTCTGTGCCTCTCTAAGCTGGTGTATTACACTCCTTCAGCCTTCCACTCCAAACACATCCTGAAGCACCTCAGTGACAGTCACCGGCTCCACATCAGCACTAGAGGTGCAGTCAGCTACATCCAGCAGCTGGAAGACATGCAGG cCAGTCAGTTTTACAAAGAGGCCTACATCTGTGACACAACACGCTTAGCAAACAGACTCCAGACCAACAGCCTCACATCCTCCATGTCCGACTGCAGTGTTGCAGACGAAACAGCCGCAGCCTGGTCCAAAGAAGATGGGGAGGAAGATAAAGTCACAG AGTTTGAGCTTTATGTGGACGAGCCAGAGGAGTTATTTGTCGACAACCCTGCTGAGCTGTCTTGGCTGGCTGAGCTGTCTGTCGATGGACCTTTGGTGTTACCCTCTTCCTATTGGACag CTGTCACCGTGGAAATGAAACAGGTGAGCAGCATCTCTCTGATTGAAAATTTCCACCACAGCCCGACATCAGAGGTGCCAGTGTGTTTTCTCTGA
- the LOC119479582 gene encoding FERM domain-containing protein 6-like isoform X3 gives MKTTQERHVCVLLPNKQHLDCTVRVRARGHMVLNSVLKQLGVSELQVFGLAALRDNEYLFLDLEKKISKYFGKRWNRGSLMAPFILFLRVQHYVESGRLILSSRVQQLYYAELRQKVLHSQSRHQEALFFQLAASALQAEVGDLEQRAEGDDEEEGEERKHRHYFLPEDYFPSWLIKRRGRDFLLQHCPVLHVELRGVTRSQAVLQFIKEAGNLQDGPVTFYRMRQEKKELRGSILLSVALKGVHIYQEVEGKLCLLYDFSWTNIDRLTFQVGPTCTPERACIQINLHIALDYCTSLSLALQGSRFEVAAVGSLCLSKLVYYTPSAFHSKHILKHLSDSHRLHISTRGAVSYIQQLEDMQGQKSIALSSLFLFKLITTGLCLDWFLILHYDSINILFNQTISLVKPHEVYYSHLQPEHFENHIMKNKYGTFKPVSHSFSFSPSLCSQSVLQRGLHL, from the exons ATGAAGACGACGCAGGAACGACACGTGTGCGTCCTTCTACCAAACAAGCAGCACCTGGACTGTACTGTCAGG gtgAGAGCCAGAGGCCACATGGTGTTGAATAGTGTGTTGAAGCAGCTCGGCGTCAGTGAACTCCAAGTCTTTGGTCTGGCTGCTCTCAGAG ATAATGAATACCTCTTTCTTGATTTGGAGAAAAAGATTAGCAAGTACTTTGGCAAAAGATGGAACAGAGGATCTTTAATG GCCCCATTCATCCTGTTTCTGAGAGTGCAGCATTACGTCGAGAGTGGGCGGCTGATACT GAGCAGCAGAGTGCAGCAGCTTTACTACGCTGAGCTGAGGCAGAAGGTGCTGCATTCACAGAGCCGCCATCAGGAAGCTTTGTTCTTCCAGCTGGCAGCTTCTGCACTCCAAGCTGAAGTCGGAGATctggagcagagagcagagggggatgatgaagaggagggagaagagagaaaacacagacatTACTTTCTTCCTGAAGATTACTTCCCCtcttgg CTGATAAAGCGGCGTGGACGAGACTTCCTGCTCCAGCACTGCCCGGTGTTACACGTCGAGCTGAGAGGTGTGACACGTAGCCAAGCCGTCCTGCAGTTTATAAAAGAGGCCGGCAACCTGCAGGATGGACCGGTCACCTTCTACAGGATGAGACAG GAGAAAAAAGAGCTGAGAGGTTCAATCCTTCTAAGTGTGGCATTGAAAGGAGTTCATATTTATCAG GAGGTGGAAGGGAAGCTGTGTCTATTGTATGATTTCTCCTGGACCAATATTGACCGCCTCACTTTCCAGGTTGGTCCTACATGCACACCTGAGCGTGCATGTATTCAAATAAACTTGCATATTGCATTGGATTActgtacctctctctctcttgctctccagGGCAGCAGGTTTGAAGTCGCTGCCGTGGGCTCTCTGTGCCTCTCTAAGCTGGTGTATTACACTCCTTCAGCCTTCCACTCCAAACACATCCTGAAGCACCTCAGTGACAGTCACCGGCTCCACATCAGCACTAGAGGTGCAGTCAGCTACATCCAGCAGCTGGAAGACATGCAGGGTCAGAAATCCATTGCTTTGTCATCGCTATTTCTGTTCAAACTCATCACAACTGGACTTTGTCTTGACTGGTTCCTGATTCTTCACTATGATTCAataaatatactttttaacCAAACTATATCACTGGTAAAACCTCATGAAGTCTATTATTCTCATCTGCAGCCAGAGCATTTTGAAAACCAcatcatgaaaaacaaatatgggacttttaaaCCAGTGTCtcactctttttctttttctccgtctctctgcagcCAGTCAGTTTTACAAAGAGGCCTACATCTGTGA